The following are encoded together in the Limanda limanda chromosome 12, fLimLim1.1, whole genome shotgun sequence genome:
- the golga5 gene encoding golgin subfamily A member 5, protein MSWFADLAGKAEDFLNKVDQGAATALSLEQATAASFSSQYEGESSVKPDYNTSGYKTDAAVTHHTYASSHDASGFISAAAGNIKRSNTASMALSGSGSSAHNSAKTSSGFVRPRKSEQDVDDDMLFDFLNSLDPPASNRGDSRRELVTVAVTEAQDPTPPSSTPHSLPSAPPTPPSTHGVSRASSMSSLSAHSMKTSEENSAKEQRPDTPEGSDSDLAVPQDILSRQEPPPPTEEPQSQILSSLRLENQLLRSEVASLNQEMASVIQRAKDLQDELNQARMRADRWNSEQSHTDRTLREHRSQVEDLAEALSAKDGQLAVLKIRLDEADQMLKSRSVALEEAQKERSRIMTDHSEGNSMQSQALETIQERLREADLTVRREQDSYRQMQNEYAGRLSKLEAERQTLAETVTAAERRAAEEKLRVDDLQQQLKSAKAAAEFARQELQDYKHKASRILQSKEKLISSLKEGSGLDTLDGSGTMVLELEELRHEKEMQKEDIQKLQARVHTHRMEIQDLENQALGEAEAWREQQMQLQEQQAFQNRVKQENDAEIERYKQELQYLEEEQHRAKTSLQSRIKDREDEIQKLRNQLTNKTLSTSSQTELENRLHQLTETLIQKQTMLEALGTEKSSLVFQMERLEQQLKNAQGGQSGGSAINMSSLEAAGPGARQRNTPVLFSDQDSPGMYGQVRKAASTIDRFSIRLGIFLRRYPMARLFVIVYMAILHLWVMIVLLTYTPEMHQGHPGER, encoded by the exons ATGTCTTGGTTTGCTGACTTGGCTGGGAAAGCTGAAGACTTCCTGAACAAGGTGGACCAGGGAGCCGCCACGGCCCTGAGCCTCGAGCAGGCAACAGCTGCTTCCTTCTCATCACAGTATGAAGGAGAATCATCGGTCAAACCCGACTACAACACCTCAGGGTATAAGACCGACGCAGCTGTGACACATCACACCTATGCATCCTCCCATGATGCATCAGGCTTCATCTCTGCAGCGGCTGGCAACATCAAGCGGTCCAATACAGCCAGCATGGCCCTCTCGGGTTCGGGCAGCAGCGCTCACAACTCTGCCAAGACCTCGTCTGGCTTCGTGAGGCCCAGGAAGAGCGAGCAGGATGTGGACGACGACATGCTCTTTGACTTTCTGAACAGTTTGGACCCTCCAGCCAGCAATAGGGGGGATTCTAGAAGGGAGCTTGTGACGGTGGCAGTTACTGAGGCACAAGACCCTACACCCCCCTCTTCCACCCCTCATTCACTCCCCTCAGCCCCACCCACGCCCCCCTCAACCCACGGCGTATCCAGGGCCTCCAGCATGAGCTCGCTGTCCGCTCACAGcatgaaaacatcagaggagaacTCTGCTAAAGAGCAAAGACCAG acacacctgAGGGTTCAGACTCGGACTTGGCTGTGCCCCAGGACATCCTCAGCAGGCAGGAGCCTCCTCCCCCCACAGAGGAGCCACAGAGTCAGATCCTGTCCAGTCTGCGTCTGGAGAACCAGCTCCTGCGCAGCGAGGTGGCCTCCCTCAACCAGGAGATGGCTTCAGTCATCCAGAGAGCAAAAGACCTGCAAGACG AATTGAACCAGGCCCGAATGCGTGCGGACCGGTGGAACTCGGAGCAGTCGCACACTGACCGCACTTTACGGGAACACCGGTCACAAGTTGAGGATCTGGCGGAGGCTCTTTCAGCCAAAGACGGTCAACTGGCTGTGCTGAAAATCCGACTTGATGAAGCTGATCAGATGCTGAAGTCCCGCAGTGTTGCACTAGAAGAGGCACAGAAGGAAAGATCAAG AATTATGACGGACCACTCCGAAGGGAACAGCATGCAGTCCCAAGCTCTTGAGACGATACAGGAGAGGCTGCGAGAGGCGGACCTGACTGTCAGGAGGGAACAGGACAGCTACCGGCAGATGCAG AATGAGTATGCCGGTCGACTGTCCAAGCTGGAGGCTGAGAGGCAGACCCTCGCAGAGACGGTGACGGCAGCAGAGCgacgagctgcagaggagaagctCAGGGTGGACGACCTCCAACAGCAGCTGAAAAGTgccaaagcagcagcagagtttgcGAGGCAGGAGTTACAAGACTACAAGCACAAGGCTTCACGCATCTTACAA tcCAAAGAGAAGTTAATCAGCAGTTTGAAGGAAGGATCTGGTTTGGACACTCTGGACGGCAGCGGGACAATggttctggagctggaggagctgcgtCACGAGAAGGAGATGCAGAAGGAGGACATCCAGAAACTACAAGCGCGAGTGCACACGCATCGAATGGAAATACAG GATTTGGAGAATCAGGCGCTGGGGGAGGCAGAGGCCTGGAGGGAGCAGCAGATGCAGTTACAGGAGCAACAAGCTTTCCAGAACCGAGTTAAACAGGAGAATGACGCTGAGATCGAGCGCTATAAACAG GAGCTGCAGTACTTAGAGGAGGAGCAGCATAGAGCCAAAACTTCTCTGCAAAGTCGAATAAAAGACAGAGAAGATGAAATCCAGAAACTCAGGAACCAG TTGACCAACAAGACTCTCAGCACCAGCAGCCAAACTGAGCTGGAGAATCGCCTCCACCAGCTGACGGAGACGCTGATCCAGAAGCAGACGATGCTCGAGGCTCTGGGCACAGAAAAGAGCTCCCTGGTGTTCCAGATGGAGcgtctggagcagcagctgaagaacGCTCAGGGAGGACAGAGCGGAGGGTCGGCCATCAACATGAGCAGCTTAGAGGCAGCCGGACCAG GAGCACGACAAAGAAACACACCAGTCCTCTTTAGTGATCAGGACAGTCCAGGAATGTACGGACAAGTACGTAAGGCAGCCAGCACCATCGACCGTTTCAG TATCAGACTGGGAATCTTCTTGAGGCGTTACCCGATGGCCAGATTGTTTGTTATCGTGTACATG GCAATACTGCATCTGTGGGTCATGATTGTTCTTCTGACGTACACACCAGAAATGCACCAAGGTCATCCTGGCGAAAGATAG